The genomic interval TCCAGGATGTCGTCGCGCATGGCGCCGGAGACGGCGATCACCGCGTCGGCGGCCTCGTAGGCGGTGCGCTCCGCCCAGCTCGACAGGGCGTAGCCGCCGCCGAGCTGCTCGGCCTTCCAGGGACGCAGCGGCTCCAGGGAGTGCGCGGTCACCACGTGCGGAACGCCGTACAGCAGCTTGGCGAGGTGGCCGCCGAGGTTGGCGTACCAGGTGTGGGAGTGGACCAGCTCGCGGCCTTCGAGGGCGGCGGCCATGGCGAGGTCGGTGGAGAAGGTGCGCAGGGCGTCGTTGGCGCCGTCGAGCGCGGGCCAGGAGCGGTGGCGCAGCACGCCGTCGGCGCGGCCCTCGCCCCAGCAGTGCACCTCCAGGTCCACCAGGGACCGCAGCTCCCGGGCCAGGAACTCCACATGGACCCCCGCGCCGCCGTACACGTCCGGGGGGTACTCCCGGGTCAGCAGTCCCACTCGCACCCTGAACCCCCTGTCTGCGCGGATGTCCCTCCCATGGTCACGCAGACGGGGCGCGCGGGGAAGAGCGGGGCGGCCGGACGAAGCAGCAGTCGCCGCAGACGCCTCCGCCGGGCACCCGGTAGTACAGGCAGCAGCTGCGGCGCCGGAAGCCCGCGGCTGTGAGGCCGCCCGCGCCGGAGAGGAGGGGGTGTGCGAGGAGTTCACGGCAGAGCCGGGCGGCGCGGGCGGCGGCTTCGGGGCGGGCGTGGCGGGCGAGTTCGCGGGCGGCGGCGGCGAGGGCGGAGGCGGCGTTGCCGCGCAGGAGGGCGGGCGCGACGCGGTGGCGGGCGCGCAGGGCGGCGGAGAGGGGTTCGAGGTGGCCGTGCAGCACGACGTCGGCGAGGGACGCCGCGTCGCCGGGCAGCGGGCGGACCCCGGCGAGCCACAGGTCGTCGGGGGCGCTCCCCTCGGGGTCCCAGCGGACCGTCTCCGGGGCGAGGTCGGGGACGGCGCCGTACAGGGCGGTGCAGCCGAGCGCCACGGACCACAGACGCGCGGCCAGACCCTGGTGCGCCACGGAGGCGGCGACGCGGGGTTCCCGGGTGCGGAGGGCGGCGGCGACCCGGCGGACGCGGGCGGTCAGGGGGTCGGTCAGGACGTCCGGGCCTGTCAGGGGGGCGGTCAGGGGAGCGCTCAGGGGGTCGCTCAAGGGGGCACTCCGGGGGGCGCCCTGACCATCCGGGCGGTGGGGGCCGTATGCGTGGGCGAGCGTGGGCAGGCGGCGGTCGGCTTCCTCCCCCGCGCGCAGGCTGAAGAAGCCACCGAGGTCACGGAGGGCGGTGAGGCGGGGGTCGAGATCCACGACGTGCAGTGGTACCACGTCTCTCAGGGGTGGATGTCAGGGGCCTCGGCCTTCCGGAGCCCACCCAGGGGATGACGGGGGCGTCCTCCTACTCCATCGGCAGTAGGACGTATTGGGTGCTCAGGGACGACGACGGGGAACACCCCGGCAGGGCATCGTGTTGGTCATGACAGCCGACCGTTCGCCGCGCCGGGCCCGCCGCCCCCGCCTCACGCAGAGGAGCAGCCGATGAGCGCCCTCGCGTTGTCCGTGCTCCTCTCGTTCGTGTCCGCCGTGGCGTACGCCGGGGGCGCGATCGTGCAGGAGCAGGTGGCGCTGTCCTCCTCCGGCGCGCAGCAGTACGCCCCGCTGCGCCGGCCGGGCTGGTGGGCGGCGGTCGCGCTGAACGGTCTGGGCGCGATCCTGCACGTGGTGGCGCTGGCCTACGGGCCGCTGAGCCTGGTCCAGCCGCTGGGCGCCCTGACGATCGTGTTCGCGCTGCCGATGGCCGCGCTGTTCGTGGGCCGCAAGGCAGGGGCGACCGCGTGGCGGGGCGCCCTGATGGCGACGATGGGTCTCGCGGGTCTGCTGGCGCTGGTCGGCGCGTCGGGCACGCAGTCGCTGGACGGCCCGCAGCGGGTCGCGGCGGCCGTGGGGACGGCGGCGGCGGTCGTGACGCTGATGGTGGCGGCACGGGCGGCGCACCGGCACCCGGCGGTGCGCAGCATCCTGCTGGCGACGGCGTCCGGTGTCGCGTTCGGCATGTCCTCCGTCTTCACCAAGACGGTCGCGGTGGACTGGTCGGGCGGGGTGTCGGCGGCGGACCTGCCGTCCCTCGCGGTGATCGGCGTCCTCGCGACGGCGGGCATGCTGCTGTCCCAGGCCTCCTACCGGGGCGCGGGCCTCGCGGCCCCGCTGGCGACGCTCACCGTGGTGAACCCGGTGGTGGCCGCGGCGGTCGGCATCACGATGTTCGGCGAGACCTTCCGTTACGGCACGACGGGGACGGCGCTGGCGCTGAGCTGTGGTGTGGTCGCGGCGGGTGGCCTGATCCTGCTGACGACCGAGAGGCTGGCGCGGGAGCAGAAGGCCGCCGCCGAGGCGGAGGCGTCTGTTCCCGTCCCTCTGGATGCGGGGCCCGGCACCGTGCCGGTGGCCGCCGGGCGGGGGACGGAGGACCCCGCCGAGCTGCTGCTGGCCGAGCTGACGGTTCCGGAGGACGTCACGCTGCCCGAGCACGCCACGTCGCCGGCCACCGTCCCCGCGGCGGCCGCCGGACCGGACGCGGCGGACCCGGCGGCGGTGCCGGTCATGCCGTACGCGCCGTTCCACGGCGGCCCGTACGTGGCGCTGCCGGCGGCCGACCGGCAGCTCGCCCGCGTCAGATCGTGAAGTGAAGGACCTCGGGCCGTGACGCCCCGTCAGATCTTGACGCCCCCCGCGCGCAGGTAGGCGAGCGGGTCGATGTCCGATCCGAATCCGGGCCCCGTCCGCACTTCGAAGTGCAGATGCGGGCCCGAACTGTTGCCCGTGGAGCCGGAGCGCCCGATGCGCTGGCCGGCGCCGACGGACTGGCCGTTCTTCACGGAGATCGCCGACAGATGGGCGTACTGGCTGTACCGGCCGTCGTTGTGGCGCACCACGACCTGGTAGCCGTACGACCCCTCCCAGCCCGCGGCGACCACGGTGCCGGCGCCGACCGACTTCACGGGCGTGCCGGTGGGGACGGGGAAGTCGACGCCGGTGTGGTAGCCCTTCGACCACGACGACCCCGCCTTGTGGTACGGCGTGCCGAGGGCGGCGCTCACCGGTGCGACCCGTTGCACGCCGGAGGAGGCGGAGCCGGAGCGGTCGGCCCGCTGCTGGGTCCGCTTCTCGGCCTTCTCGGTCTTCTTCTCGGTCTTCTTCTCGGCCTTCTTCTCGGCCTTCTCCGTCTTCCTCTGCTCGGTCCTGGGGGCGGACGCCCTCTTGTCCGCCGGCTCGGCCGACCGGGAGGGCGGCTTGACGGGGGCCTCGGCCCTGCCGCCGCTCCCTCCGGCGAGGGTGAGTCGCTGGCCCGGCAGGATCAGGTCGGGGTCGGCGCCGATGGTCGTTTCGTTGGCCTCGTAGAGCCCCCGCCAGCCGCCGCGGACGCGCTCCTGCTCGGCGATCCCGGAGAGGGTGTCGCCGCGCACCACGGTGTACATCTCGGCGCGGCCCGCACGGGCCTGAGGCGTGGTGTGCGGCCGTACGTCCTCGACGGTGGTCCGGCCGTCGCCCCTGCCGCCCTTGGTTCCGGTCGCGCTCTTGGTTCCGGTGGGGCGGTCGGTGGCCGGGCGGATGTCCGGGACGGCGCCGTCGCGGGTCAGTCCGGCGCGTACCGAGCAGGTCGGCCAGGCGCCGGGGCCCTGCCCGTCGAGGACCTTCTCGGCGATGGCGATCTGCTGGTCCTTGGTGGCCAGATCCGCTCGGGGCGCGTACCGGGTGCCGCCGAACGCCTCCCAGGTGGACTGGCTGAACTGCAGCCCCCCGTAGTAGCCGTTGCCGGTGTTGATGTCCCAGTTGCCGGTGGACTCGCAGGCGGCGACCTTCTCCCAGGTGTCCACGTCGGCGGCCTGCGCCGCACCGGTGCCCATGAGCGGGAGGGCCATGCCCGCGCCGCCGGCGGTGACGGTGAGCGATGCTCGGTTGATCCTGTTCGGCTGATACCGGCGGTGCCGGCCGCGCACGGCCATGGAATCCCTCTCGACAATGCGTCAGGAGGGGCAAAAGTAAGCGCTGCGAACAGGCCGTGACAAGGCGGCTATCGGCCGCACGGATGCGCCAAGCGGCCGGGACGTTACGCCCGTTGCGCCCCCGTTTGCCGCCGGGGAGGAGCGTGCGCGGGCGCCTGCCACCGGGCGCGGGAGCACGCGGAGGTGTGCGCCGGACCGGCACGCCGGGGGTGCGGGCGGCCGCGCCGGGGTGCGGCCGGCAGGCGACGGACCGGGGCGCTGAGTACGGAGGGCGCCTTCGCGCGTATGGGCCTGCGCGGGTTCCGAGGACTCGCGTATGCGCACGCAAGTGCGACACGTCAGGATGGTCGATGTCAGGACCGGCGGGCGCCCACCGGCAGCACCGGCGTCCGGCGGCACCGATACCGAGGTCACCAGGAGTCACCTTTATGAGCAGTTCAGCGCAGATCGGCGTCACCGGGCTCGCGGTCATGGGCCGCAACCTCGCACGCAACTTCGCCCGCAACGGCTACACGGTCGCGGTGCACAACCGGACCGCCGCCCGGACGCACGCGCTGGTGGAGGAGTTCGGACACGAGGGGAGCTTCGTGGCGGCCGAGACGGCCAAGGAGTTCGTGGC from Streptomyces sp. DH-12 carries:
- a CDS encoding (2Fe-2S)-binding protein, translating into MDLDPRLTALRDLGGFFSLRAGEEADRRLPTLAHAYGPHRPDGQGAPRSAPLSDPLSAPLTAPLTGPDVLTDPLTARVRRVAAALRTREPRVAASVAHQGLAARLWSVALGCTALYGAVPDLAPETVRWDPEGSAPDDLWLAGVRPLPGDAASLADVVLHGHLEPLSAALRARHRVAPALLRGNAASALAAAARELARHARPEAAARAARLCRELLAHPLLSGAGGLTAAGFRRRSCCLYYRVPGGGVCGDCCFVRPPRSSPRAPSA
- a CDS encoding DMT family transporter, producing the protein MSALALSVLLSFVSAVAYAGGAIVQEQVALSSSGAQQYAPLRRPGWWAAVALNGLGAILHVVALAYGPLSLVQPLGALTIVFALPMAALFVGRKAGATAWRGALMATMGLAGLLALVGASGTQSLDGPQRVAAAVGTAAAVVTLMVAARAAHRHPAVRSILLATASGVAFGMSSVFTKTVAVDWSGGVSAADLPSLAVIGVLATAGMLLSQASYRGAGLAAPLATLTVVNPVVAAAVGITMFGETFRYGTTGTALALSCGVVAAGGLILLTTERLAREQKAAAEAEASVPVPLDAGPGTVPVAAGRGTEDPAELLLAELTVPEDVTLPEHATSPATVPAAAAGPDAADPAAVPVMPYAPFHGGPYVALPAADRQLARVRS
- a CDS encoding transglycosylase family protein translates to MAVRGRHRRYQPNRINRASLTVTAGGAGMALPLMGTGAAQAADVDTWEKVAACESTGNWDINTGNGYYGGLQFSQSTWEAFGGTRYAPRADLATKDQQIAIAEKVLDGQGPGAWPTCSVRAGLTRDGAVPDIRPATDRPTGTKSATGTKGGRGDGRTTVEDVRPHTTPQARAGRAEMYTVVRGDTLSGIAEQERVRGGWRGLYEANETTIGADPDLILPGQRLTLAGGSGGRAEAPVKPPSRSAEPADKRASAPRTEQRKTEKAEKKAEKKTEKKTEKAEKRTQQRADRSGSASSGVQRVAPVSAALGTPYHKAGSSWSKGYHTGVDFPVPTGTPVKSVGAGTVVAAGWEGSYGYQVVVRHNDGRYSQYAHLSAISVKNGQSVGAGQRIGRSGSTGNSSGPHLHFEVRTGPGFGSDIDPLAYLRAGGVKI